Below is a genomic region from Kazachstania africana CBS 2517 chromosome 9, complete genome.
ATCCCCTCATTATATGTATTAGAATCCCACCATTCAACTTCATTACTGTCAACGTCATCAggtattttcaaaaaatcaaatttataatcAAGAGAGTTGAATATTGTTTTGAAGTCGCTATAGTTTGGGAAGTGTTGCGATGCTATGTTTTTGTTGTACACTACCACTTGAAAGTCAGGTAATTCTGgactcttcttcttgaaattaactTGTGGCTTCCACACATCGAAGGCAATTCTCAAAAACTGTTCAGTTTCTCTACTTCTTTCTGTTGAATGCTCTTTTCGTATAGCTTCTATCGTCTTTGGTACATCGTAGCACGTTATGAGCTTGTTAAGCGATTTATATAATGGAATGGCAccaatatttcttttaaaagCATCAATATAGGGAGTATAAAAGAtatgattgaaaaaagtcAAGGAATGggttttgaagaaagacGTTAGATGTGAATATATCTGCGGCGTGACGTTTAAACGAGCCTTTTTGACAGAAGTAGGAAAGAAACTTGCTTTAGCTGAAGTGCTCATATCCGTTGCTTGTACAATAAATCCCAATCTCTTCAAGTGTGAGTAGACTGAATAATTATCAAGTTCATTTTGGGAGTTAAAAAGAGCATACATATCTTCCACACTCAGAGGTATATCGCGATATTCCACTGATATGGAACCTGAATGGATGTATGGTGTAATGGTGCCTCTCTCTGCCAAATAAACAAATTCATAGAACTGTAAGTAAAGTGCACCTGATGAATCAGCATAGCCCATTGTCTGCATGAAGTTACCTTTTGGATTGGGGAGGATTGCTTTATGTATATCAGGTAGATAATACGCTTTGATCTGTGATTTCAGCACAGCACCTCTTGGAGAATGAGTTAAAGCATCAAACATTGCTCGTCTTGCCCTGTAAACTAGCAACTCCTGAATATTTGTTCCATCAGGTTCGTATTCCTTCTCACCTCTTTTCGGGAGTACTGCAGCATATTTTGTTGCTGACAGTTTTGCTATTTCAGACCAGTCATTTGcaatttcatcttcctcaAGATCAGAGTTAACCGGTTCTTCTTCGAGCTGCTTTACCTTAGACATGGATAATAATGGAAGGATTGCCCTTAAGTTGTTGTGGTATCAAAAGATGTGGTACGAGACCTCGGAACTGCTCGTTATACACTTCATCTCATGTTAACTGTATTTTCCATAATTTGTCAGGGCATCGGAAAAACCTGAAAATTGTCTGAGTTTGAAGAATACACTATATTTTGCAGATCATGCCAAGATAGAGTCCCAAGTTCCATTGGACTGGCTTTACTACGATTACATGCCATCAAGTTTAAGTATCCGCAATGTATATATCTTGTGAATAAATTTGCATGCGGCGTCATGGCTTAACTGAGTATGCACAAGAcaccaattttttcaggAACACCTCAGGAACACTTGCTAGGACCTCTTTAGCTCCACAGTCAGACACATCACGATACAATCAATTGCGACTGCCATCGACTGTCAAGTCTATCACCGTCTGAGTCTTGACTACAGTTGGCCTGATTTATATTACTATCTTTCTGCAGTACGCGATTTTTACTGAGAGCTTATATTGAGAGCGagatatatcaattttttttattcatGTACAGCACATAGTTTAATAGATATAGAAAAAGGCTTATTCGAGAAGACCACCATTACAAGTTACTTAGACCAAGTTCTGTCGTCACCATGGCTGTATCTGATAGAACATTGTACTTATTACTGGCTATTATTCCTCTTATATCGGCTGCGTCGGTCGATATTACCAATCAAGCTGCTGGAAGTGACGAATTACCTAAAAGTGGTTTCAGTTCATTCATAATGGCCATTTCTATGATTGGTATCTCCGAAATCGGTGATAAAACATTCCTAATTGCTGCGTTGATGGCTATGCGTCATCCAAGATGGGTAGTATTCTCTTCGGCTGCTTCATCTTTAATCGTCATGACTGTTTTGTCCGGTGTAGTTGGCCATACGTTTGTTTCTTTCATCCCACAACGTTATACCTCATTTGCTGCAGGTATACTGTTCCTATTAT
It encodes:
- the SEN54 gene encoding tRNA splicing endonuclease subunit SEN54 (similar to Saccharomyces cerevisiae SEN54 (YPL083C); ancestral locus Anc_8.559), which codes for MSKVKQLEEEPVNSDLEEDEIANDWSEIAKLSATKYAAVLPKRGEKEYEPDGTNIQELLVYRARRAMFDALTHSPRGAVLKSQIKAYYLPDIHKAILPNPKGNFMQTMGYADSSGALYLQFYEFVYLAERGTITPYIHSGSISVEYRDIPLSVEDMYALFNSQNELDNYSVYSHLKRLGFIVQATDMSTSAKASFFPTSVKKARLNVTPQIYSHLTSFFKTHSLTFFNHIFYTPYIDAFKRNIGAIPLYKSLNKLITCYDVPKTIEAIRKEHSTERSRETEQFLRIAFDVWKPQVNFKKKSPELPDFQVVVYNKNIASQHFPNYSDFKTIFNSLDYKFDFLKIPDDVDSNEVEWWDSNTYNEGIPRYMYLASTKSKHSKKPSSQQDIKIERKMKRQKPKKSISPRLQQMRDLKNGYRSFLLAVMDNGIISFVKIVEADFGSQNVWYSPKQNKKK